AGGCCGCCTGAGCCCCCCGCCGAGGTGAGGCTGCGACAGTTGCGGCCTCGCCTTACTCGATACTCTGGTCAGCGAACGGAGAGGATAATATGCGCGCGCATCATATCATGACAAAGGACGTCGTAGCTGTAACGCCGCACACCACGATCGAGCAGGCCGCCAGAATCATGCTCCAGATGCATATCAGCGGCCTGCCCGTCATCGACGATGCGGGCAATCTCGTTGGCATGGTTTCGGAAAGCGACTTCCTCCGTCGCAGCGAGATCGGCACCGGCCGCAGACATGCCGCTTGGCTAAAATTCCTCATGGGACCCGAGCGCGCGGCTGCCGATTTCGTTCACGAGCGCGGACGCAAGGTCGCCGACGTCATGACGAAGCAGGTCGTCTCGGTGCAGGAAGATGCCGATCTGGCCGAGCTGGTCGACCTGATGGAGAAGAACGGCATCAAGCGAGTCCCTGTCATGCGGGGAAAGGCGCCGGTCGGGATCGTCACGAGGACCAACGTGCTGCAAGCCGTGGCGAGCCTCGTGCACGAAATTCCCGATCCGACGGCCGATGATGAGCACATTCGCGAGCGCATCACACGCGCGGTATACGCCACCGACTGGCGGCCCATCGGATTCGAAGTGAATGTCCGCAAGGGCGTCGTACATCTGCACGGCCTCGTGACCACCGA
This genomic stretch from Bradyrhizobium daqingense harbors:
- a CDS encoding CBS domain-containing protein translates to MRAHHIMTKDVVAVTPHTTIEQAARIMLQMHISGLPVIDDAGNLVGMVSESDFLRRSEIGTGRRHAAWLKFLMGPERAAADFVHERGRKVADVMTKQVVSVQEDADLAELVDLMEKNGIKRVPVMRGKAPVGIVTRTNVLQAVASLVHEIPDPTADDEHIRERITRAVYATDWRPIGFEVNVRKGVVHLHGLVTTDEARQAAIVATENTAGVKEVHDHLCFVDTYSGFYMESPEDMKAAG